TCTGCGCGCGGTCTAGCACGGCGACGGTGTTGCCTTGGTAGGCAAGGGAATCGATATGGGCGAAGCCCTTTGCGCGGGCGGCCACCCGGTTCTGGGCATCGAGGGTGTAGACCGAGCCGTTGGTGCTGCCCAGCACGATCCGGCCGTCGGGACGACGGGTGATGGCCGAGAACTCGGTCGCTCCGTCGCCCGGGATGTCGATTTTGTCCACGCGTCCCGAGGCGATGTTGACGGTGAAGTAGCCGCCCGCGGTGGCCAGGTACAGCGTGCCGTGGTCATCGCCAACGGCGGCGGTTGCCGGCGAGGGCAGCGCGACCGTGTGACGGGGTGCATCGAGGTTATCTCGAGTGAACAAGGTCACTGTCCGGCCGTCTTCGGTCAGAACTGACACCGTGTTGGTCGACGTGTCGAACAACACGGCGCGGGATCGGCCGGTGAATCGGTGCACCGTTCCGGCCGGTGCCGTGCCAACGGGGGGTGACTGTGCTGCGGAGGCCGGGGTGATGACGGCTGGATCGGCGGGATTGCCGGCATCATCGCCAGATGAGCAGCCCGATACGGCACCCGTGACCACCGTGATGACGGCTGTTAGCGCGGCGGCAGTGCCCCTTATACCGCGTATGGCGCGGACCGGTAGAGGATTCATTGCGTCCATCATCGCAATCGACCTGGGGTTGCCGGGCAGGAGATGACTTTCTCGGCGCGTTCGGTGCTAGCAGTCGGTAGCTGGGGGCTATCGTGAGGGCTATGACGCTTGCCGACAGTCCGGTCTTCACCGTCGAGGTCCTCGTGACGGGCGTGCACGCGAATGGATTTGGTGAGGTGGGCGATGGTCGTAGCTTCGCTTTCCGCATCGAGGATTCGTTGCTGCGTGTCGAGATCTACCGGGCCTTCCTCACCGAGCTGGTTCCCGATGACAGTGATGTGGTGGCAGTGGGAACCCGTCCGATCACCGATATCGATGTCACCGATGAACGCAGCATCATTGCGGCGGTGCGTGATCTGGTCGCTGACGCGCAGCCGCTGAGCATCAGCCGCCTCGCCCGGCTGCTGGCCGGCTAGGGCGATTCGCCGGCGCGTCCAGTACGGTCGCTGTCGTGGATTCGGCAGTGGCGGCAATGTCCTGGTTGCAAGTGATCGTGCTGGCGGTGGTCCAGGGACTCACCGAATTTCTGCCGATCTCATCGTCGGGCCATCTGGCCATCGTGTCGCGAGTGTTTTTCAGTGACGATGCGGGTGCGTCCTTCACCGCGGTGACCCAGTTGGGTACCGAGGCGGCGGTTTTGCTCTATTTTGCCAAAGATATCTGGCGCATTCTTCGCGCCTGGTTTGACGGACTGTTTGTCAAGGCGCACAGAACCTTTGACTACTGGATGGGCTGGTACGTGATCGTCGGCACCATGCCGATCGGAGTGCTGGGCCTGGCGTTCAAGGATCAAATTCGTTCCGGTGCAAGGAATTTGTGGCTTATCTCGGCTTCTCTCATCGTCTTCGCACTGGTCATCGCCGCCGCCGAATACTATGGGCGTCAGGTGCGCCACACCGAGCAATTGACCATGAAAGACGCCGTGATCGTCGGCAGCGCACAGGCATTGGCGCTCATACCCGGCGTCTCCCGGTCGGGCGCCACGATCAGTGCTGGACTGTTCCTCGGGCTGGACAGGCCGGCCTCCGCTCGATTCGGATTCTTGCTGGCGATACCTGCGGTGCTGGCCTCCGGGCTGTTCTCACTACCGGACGCCTTCCATCCGGTGACCGAGGGCATGAGTGCGACGGGCCTGCAGTTACTGGTGGCCACCCTGATCGCGTTTGTCATCGGCTACGCGGCAGTCGCCTGGTTGCTGCGCTTCATCAGTAACCACAGCATGTACTGGTTCGTCGGATATCGCGTGGTGGTGGGCCTCACCGTGATGGGTCTGCTGGCCGCCGGGGTGGTGAGCGCATCGTGACGGTCATCCTCTTACGCCACGGGCGTTCCACCTCGAACGTCGCGCACACTCTCGCGGGCCGCAGCCCAGGGGTCGAGCTCGACGAGAAGGGGCAGGTTCAGGCGCGCGGCGTGGTCGACCGACTCGGCGCCGTGACGGTTCAGGCGATCATCACCTCACCGCTGCTGAGGTGCGAGCAGACCGTGGCGCCGCTGGCGGCGGCACTGAATCTGACGCCAACGGTCGAGGATCGGCTGGTGGAGGTGGATTACGGCGACTGGACCGGCCGCGAGATCAAGGAGCTGTTGTCCGAACCCTTGTGGAAGGTCGTCCAGCAGCAGCCCAGCGCCGCGCGGTTCCCGGGCGGCGAGGGGCTGGCCCAGGTTCAGGCACGGGCGGTGACAGCCGTCCGTGAGCACGACCGCCGGCTATCCGAGGAGCATGGCGGTGACTGCGTCTGGGTGGCATGCACTCACGGAGATGTCATCAAGTCGGTGCTGGCCGATGCGCTCGGCACCCACCTGGACGCGTTCCAGCGCATCGTGGCCGACCCTGCGTCGATGAGCGTCGTGCGTTACACCGAGCTGAGGCCTTTTGTCGTGCACATGAACCACACCGGCCCTGACCTGTCCAGCGCCCTGAGCGCCGGGCCGCCCGCGAAGCCCGCCGGAGCGGCGTCCGATGCTCCGGTGGGCGGCACAACCGATTAGAACCCTTCGCACGAGGGGTTCATCGACCGGTAGTTTTGGAGACACCATGCCCCGATCGATTCATGTATTCCGCAGCCCGGACCGTTTCGTTGCCGGAACGGTCGGGGAGCCCGGCAATCGCACGTTTTACCTACAGGCCGTCCACGAGAGCCGGATCGTCAGCGTGATGCTGGAGAAGCAGCAGGTGTCGGTGCTGGCCGAGCGCATCGGAACGCTGCTGTCGGAGGTTCATCGCCGGTTCGGCACGGAGATCCCGCCCGAGCCCGATGTGGTCGAGGATCTCAACCCGTTGGTGATGCCCGTGGACGCGGAGTTCCGGGTCGGCACGATGGGGTTGGGCTGGGATGCCGAGGCCAACTCGGTGGTTGTCGAGCTGCTCGCGGTGAGCGAGCAGGAATTCGACGCCTCCGTGGTGCTCGACGATTCCGAGGACGGTCCGGATGCCGTTCGGGTGTTCCTCTCGCTGGAAGCGGCGCGCCAATTCGCGACACGCTCCACCAGAGTGGTTTCCGCGGGCCGCCCACCGTGTCCGCTGTGTGAGGAACCGCTCGACCCGGCCGGGCATATCTGCGTCCGCACCAACGGCTATCGCCGGGGGACGGTGCCCGGGGCGGCAGATGACGCCGAGTCCTGACGATGCGGGGCCCAGCGCTAGTCCCGAGGATCACGCCGCGATCTGCGATGGCGAACTCACCGTCATCGGCCGCATTCGCTCGGCGAGCAATGCCACCTTTCTGTGCGAGGTGCCGGGCACGTCGGGTGACAGCGTGCACTGTGTGTACAAGCCGGTGCGGGGCGAGCGGCCGCTCTGGGATTTCCCGGACGGCACCCTGGCTGGTCGCGAGGTGGCGACGTACCTGATATCGGCCGCGTTGGGCTGGAATGTGGTGCCGTATACGGTTTTTCGAGATGGTCCGGCGGGCGTTGGCATGGTGCAGCGGTGGATCCACGAGCCGGAGCTGGCCGAGGGGGCGCTCGATCTGGTCGATATCTGTCTGCCGCAGGCGGTGCCGCAGGACTACTTGCCGATCCTGCGTGCACTGGACGCCGATGGCGCCGAGATCGTGCTGGTGCACGCTGATGACGCCTTGCTGCGCCGGATGGCCGTGTTCGACACCTTGGTGAACAACGCCGATCGCAAGGGCGGCCACATTCTGCGGGGTGCCGATGGTGGTGTCTACGGGGTCGATCATGGGATCTGTCTGCACAGCGAGGACAAGCTGCGGACCGTTCTGTGGGGTTGGGCGGGCAAGCCCGTGGAGCCGGAGTTGCTTGACGATGTGACTCGGCTGGAGGAGTCGTTGCGCGGCGATCTGGGGGCCGCGCTCGCGACCCACATCACCACGGCCGAGGTGACCGCGGTGCGCCTACGCGCGGTGATGATGCTGAATGAACCGGTGATGCCGATGCCTGATCGCAACAGACCCATACCGTGGCCCGCCTTTTGATTGTCGATCGTCTAGCCTGGTCGGCAAGCATGATGTTCCGGGAAGGGACGGGCAAAAGGGGGCGCTGACGTGACGGGACCGCACGACCCGTATCAGCAGGGACCGGCCGGGCAGTGGGGTGCGCCGGAGGGGCCGGCTCAGGGGTACTGGCAGGCGCCGCCGACGGCTCCGTACGGCTATGCCCCGGCGGATTACCCGGACGATTCGATCGGCCGCCTCTATGACGGTGTTCCGCAGGACTACGCGGTTCCCCCGATGTATCCCGGGCTCCCGGGACAAGATCCCTTCGGATCGCAGAAAAAGTCCAGACCGTGGATTCTGATTGCCTCGATCGCGGGCGCGGTCGTCGTGGTGCTCGCAGTGGTGCTGGTCGTGATTCTCAACCGGGACAGTGCTCCGCGTCAGTCGGTCAGTGCGCCGACCACCACGGTGTCCTATGCGAACCCCGAATCACCCACGGCAGGTGGTGAACCCACCTATCAGACTCCGACCGTGCAGCCGCCCCGTACGCCGATGGCGCCGCCCCAGATGCCTGTGCCGCTCCCTGCGCCGACGGGCGCGCCCAAGGCTCCGGGGCAGGTCGCGGTGGTCGGCGACTGCATCGCGTTGGCCGCGCCGTCGGACTACAAGGCGGTTGCCTGTACGGATCCCAAGGCGGCCTGGCGTGTCATCGAGGTCGTTCCCGGCGGCAAGTGCAGGCAGACATATACCGGATTCACGGCCGGTGATTTCTCGTATTGCATTGCGCCGCAACTGCGTATCGGATCCTGCTATCAGACGGCTGTGGTGATGGGAAGCACCGTGTTCGTCGCTGCGGATTCCTGCCAGGCGCCGAAGGCGTTCATGGTGTTGTTCGTGATTCCCGGAACGAAGGAGTCCTCGCAATGCAAGGGCAAGCCCGGCGTCGTGCATTCCTTCGCGTTCCCTGATCCGCCGATGGCGATCTGTACGGGTGAATTCGCCCCGTGATCTTGAAATCTGGGATCGATCGACTTAAGGAAAAACGCTTTCGACCAGTCTCTATCGGGCAATAAGATCGTTTCCTCATCAGAGGGGACATCATGATCACAAACTTAAGCCGGTTTTGGGCTGCCGGAATTCTTGTTGCTTCGCTTGTTGGAGCGGTCGGCTTTGCCGCGCCCGCACGTGCTGATGGCGAGGTCGAGTTTCTGCAGATGTTGAATGACACCACGCCGGGCACTGCGATTTTCGGTGGTGCTTCCGCTCGATACCTTGCCAGTGGATATCGCGCCTGTGATGCGTTGAGAGCGGGATCCTCGAAGGAGGACGCGATCGCCGCCGCCACAGTGTTTCCGGGCATCCAACCTCGGTGGGAAGTGGCGTCGATCGTCGATATCGCTCCGAAGACCTTATGTCCCGACGTCAAGCACTGACGTCTAGCGCGGGGGCCCGTTCTCGACGCGTGCCCGCAGCGCGGCCAGTGGATCGTTGTGCTCGGTGTGCCAGTCCGAGTCCAGGTACCAGGTGTAGCCGCCGTCGTGCAGGGTCTCGATCTTCTCTCGGGTGGCGTCGAGATCCTTCCAATCGGTGGTGGTCTCGTACACCACGTCATATGGGCCGGTGCACCCCAATTCGCCTCGTAGCGAGTGAATCTCGCGTGCCGAATCCAGCCAGCTGGCCAACGGCGGATTGAAGTCGAACTGTCCATCGGCGGTGGTGATGTTCGGCAACAGCCCATCACAGCGGGCAGCGCGGGACATGGATCTGAGTGCCCCGCTCACACCGACGCACCAGGTCGTGATGCGGGGCACTTGTACCGGGGGATCGGGCACCATGTGCGTCGTCGGCGTCACCCGGTAGTGCGTGCCCTCGTAACCGAACGGTTGGCCTGCCCATAGACCGAACAGGACGTCGAGGCCCTCGTCCAGCAGTTCGGCGCGGGTCTTGCGGCCCTGATCGCGCTCGAAGGCCAGCCAATTGTCATGCAGAGCACCCATTCCCACCGACAGGATGACGCGGCCTCCGGATAACCGGTCCAGCGTCGCTGTGGTGGACGCCAGATCCCACGGCTTGCGGCGCGGCAGTGGAGTGAGCATGGTGCCGAGTTTGATGCGGGTGGTGCGCATAGCCGCCGCGGTCAATGCCACCCACGCGTCGACACCCCACACCGGCTCCCAGCCGAAGATCGCGTCCCAGCCCGCTTCCTCGGCCAGCACGGCCAGCTCTGCGACATCGCCGGCGTCTCCCGTCGTCAGGACGATTCCATACTGCATAGCGGCAGGCATGCGCGTGAGTATGCCGAGGAGGTCAGACAAATCCGGATCGGGTAATACTGACCGGGTGACTCTTTCCGATGCTGCGCTTGCCGCAGAACTCGCCCACGAAGCCGGACAGCTGCTCTTGCAGGTGCGTGCCGAGCTTGGGTTCGACGACCCGAAGGGTCTCGGGGCGGCTGGCGACAAGCGTGCCAACGCGCTGCTGCTGGAGCGGTTGGCGGCCGAACGGCCCGCGGACTCGGTGCTCTCCGAGGAGGCTGTCGACGACAAGACCCGCCTCGGCGCACAGCGGGTCTGGATCATCGACCCGCTCGACGGGACCCGCGAGTTCGGGATCGAGGGCCGCGACGACTGGGCGGTGCATGTCGCGCTGTGGCAGGCCGACGATCACGGAGGGTCGATCACCGACGCCGCGGTGGCGCTGCCCGGACTGGATACCGTGTTCCGTACCGACGAGACCCGGGTGACCCTTTCGGCGCGCGCTGACTCGGATCCGATCCGGGTGGTCGTCAGTGCCAGCCGGGCGCCGAAGTTCCTCACCGATATGGCCGAGCGGCTCAACATGGAGCTCATTCCGATGGGGTCGGCCGGGGCCAAGGCCATGGCGGTGGTACGCGGCGAAGCCGATGCCTATCTGCACGGTGGCGGTCAATGGGAATGGGACTCGGCGGCGCCGGCCGGGGTGGTGCTGGCGGCCGGTCTGCACGCCTCCCGGCTCGACGGGTCTGCGCTGCGGTACAACGAGCCACATCCGTATCTGCCGGATCTCATCATGTGCAGGCCCGATTTGGCGCCGTTGCTGCTGGACGCGGTCGCCGGGCGCGCCTAACCGCTGGGCGCCACGCTGTCGTCGAGGCGGAGCTGGCGCTCGCGTAACCAAAGGTAGAGAGGTATCCCGCAGCCGATTCCTACGAGAATTGATACCGGGAACAACAGCCACCAGTAAGGGGTTCGGGTGCGCCGGTGGTCGGCGATCGCCCAGACCCAGAACGCCACCAGCACCACGCCGATATCGCCGAAAAGCTGTGAGGAAGGCCAGTTGGCGAACCAGGATGTGAAGAAGAGCTTCGCATCGGGACCATGCTGGATGCAGAATCCGATGGCAGAGGCGTTGAGCCCCACGAAACTGATGATGGCCAGCGCGAGCATGACCCACTCAAGTGTGCGAGTGCGTTGGCGCTGAGGGGTTTTAGGCCCGTTGGTGCGGGCTGTCGAGTGGGTCATCGAATCACTCCACTACCGCGGCGCTCAGCGGGCGATTGTGCGTTGCGACTGCTTTACTGAATTCGAGTGCATCCCAACCAGTTTCGATTGGTGTCAGATCACGGGGATTCACAAATCGTGCTCCGCCGCGTACTTCGCGCTGTAGGTCACGCCCCGTGATCGCGCTGGCCGCCCACCGCCCGCTGAGTAGTGCCGCCTCTGTGCCGGGGCCCCACGAGGTGCTTGAGCCCACGAGGAACAGTCCCTCGATCTCGGTGCGAACACCGGGCCGTAGCGGACCGAACTGCCGTGTGTTGAATTCGATTCCGTAGGCGGAGCCCTCCGAGGATCGGGTGTAGCGCTCCTGGGTCAGCGGTGTGCTGGCCTCGCGGTAGACGATCGAGTCTTCGAAACCGGGGAACACGGTGGCGGCCCGTTTGATGAGGATGTCGGTGAGGTCTTCCTTCATCTGCTGGTACTCGGGGACGCGGCGATATGAAGACTCCGATCCTGGTTCGATATGCCACAGCCGTGGGTTGTACGGCAAGGGCAGCATGATCTCGATCGAGGAGTGCCCGGGCGGCGCATAGCGGGTGCCGTGAGGATCTTTCAGGTTCGAGCAATGGATGTATGCCGGGGCAAGGTCGCCGATCAGGTCCAGCCATTCCTGCGGCGTCAGGCCCGGGGCACTGATGCGGCGCTCCAGCTCGTCGAAGTCGACCAGTGTCGGGAAAACGAACGCGTCCCGGGGTGGCGTCGTCTCGGCGAGATTGAGGCTGGAACCGATGTACACGTTGAAGAACGGCAGGGCCATGCGGTATTTCTCGACGCGCCGCACCGTGCGACTTTTCACGTGTTCGTGCCCGACAAGATCACGGTACGTCTTCTTGATATCGGCATTGGAGACGACGACAGCCGCGGAGAATTGTTGACCGTCCTCAAGGCGTACGCCGGTGACGGCGCCCGACTCGATGATGATTCGGGAAACCGATGCGTTGGTGAGCACCTTGCCGCCCGCCGACCGCACGACATCGGCCAGATGTGCGGAGAGCACTTGGCCTCCGCCCTTCGGGTACCAGGTTCCGCCCTCGATGAACATGGTTTGGAATACCGCGTAAACGGCGAAGGGGAGTCTGCTGGGGGGTGCGTCGACGCTGCCGAACGGCGGGGACAGGACGATCCGCAGGGCCGGGGAGAATCCGAAGAGCCGGAAGACGCGCGACATGGGCAGGCCCAGCAGCGGGGCAGCGATACCCGAGCGCAGTACCCCTGCTGCGGTACGGCCCAGACTGGACAGGCCGCGGTCCCGGTCTAGTCCACGGCCGGCG
This genomic window from Mycobacteroides chelonae contains:
- a CDS encoding 3'(2'),5'-bisphosphate nucleotidase CysQ is translated as MTLSDAALAAELAHEAGQLLLQVRAELGFDDPKGLGAAGDKRANALLLERLAAERPADSVLSEEAVDDKTRLGAQRVWIIDPLDGTREFGIEGRDDWAVHVALWQADDHGGSITDAAVALPGLDTVFRTDETRVTLSARADSDPIRVVVSASRAPKFLTDMAERLNMELIPMGSAGAKAMAVVRGEADAYLHGGGQWEWDSAAPAGVVLAAGLHASRLDGSALRYNEPHPYLPDLIMCRPDLAPLLLDAVAGRA
- a CDS encoding SCO1664 family protein produces the protein MTPSPDDAGPSASPEDHAAICDGELTVIGRIRSASNATFLCEVPGTSGDSVHCVYKPVRGERPLWDFPDGTLAGREVATYLISAALGWNVVPYTVFRDGPAGVGMVQRWIHEPELAEGALDLVDICLPQAVPQDYLPILRALDADGAEIVLVHADDALLRRMAVFDTLVNNADRKGGHILRGADGGVYGVDHGICLHSEDKLRTVLWGWAGKPVEPELLDDVTRLEESLRGDLGAALATHITTAEVTAVRLRAVMMLNEPVMPMPDRNRPIPWPAF
- a CDS encoding LLM class flavin-dependent oxidoreductase, with the protein product MQYGIVLTTGDAGDVAELAVLAEEAGWDAIFGWEPVWGVDAWVALTAAAMRTTRIKLGTMLTPLPRRKPWDLASTTATLDRLSGGRVILSVGMGALHDNWLAFERDQGRKTRAELLDEGLDVLFGLWAGQPFGYEGTHYRVTPTTHMVPDPPVQVPRITTWCVGVSGALRSMSRAARCDGLLPNITTADGQFDFNPPLASWLDSAREIHSLRGELGCTGPYDVVYETTTDWKDLDATREKIETLHDGGYTWYLDSDWHTEHNDPLAALRARVENGPPR
- a CDS encoding LppU/SCO3897 family protein, with protein sequence MTGPHDPYQQGPAGQWGAPEGPAQGYWQAPPTAPYGYAPADYPDDSIGRLYDGVPQDYAVPPMYPGLPGQDPFGSQKKSRPWILIASIAGAVVVVLAVVLVVILNRDSAPRQSVSAPTTTVSYANPESPTAGGEPTYQTPTVQPPRTPMAPPQMPVPLPAPTGAPKAPGQVAVVGDCIALAAPSDYKAVACTDPKAAWRVIEVVPGGKCRQTYTGFTAGDFSYCIAPQLRIGSCYQTAVVMGSTVFVAADSCQAPKAFMVLFVIPGTKESSQCKGKPGVVHSFAFPDPPMAICTGEFAP
- a CDS encoding DUF2834 domain-containing protein; amino-acid sequence: MTHSTARTNGPKTPQRQRTRTLEWVMLALAIISFVGLNASAIGFCIQHGPDAKLFFTSWFANWPSSQLFGDIGVVLVAFWVWAIADHRRTRTPYWWLLFPVSILVGIGCGIPLYLWLRERQLRLDDSVAPSG
- a CDS encoding histidine phosphatase family protein; the encoded protein is MTVILLRHGRSTSNVAHTLAGRSPGVELDEKGQVQARGVVDRLGAVTVQAIITSPLLRCEQTVAPLAAALNLTPTVEDRLVEVDYGDWTGREIKELLSEPLWKVVQQQPSAARFPGGEGLAQVQARAVTAVREHDRRLSEEHGGDCVWVACTHGDVIKSVLADALGTHLDAFQRIVADPASMSVVRYTELRPFVVHMNHTGPDLSSALSAGPPAKPAGAASDAPVGGTTD
- a CDS encoding undecaprenyl-diphosphate phosphatase; the encoded protein is MSWLQVIVLAVVQGLTEFLPISSSGHLAIVSRVFFSDDAGASFTAVTQLGTEAAVLLYFAKDIWRILRAWFDGLFVKAHRTFDYWMGWYVIVGTMPIGVLGLAFKDQIRSGARNLWLISASLIVFALVIAAAEYYGRQVRHTEQLTMKDAVIVGSAQALALIPGVSRSGATISAGLFLGLDRPASARFGFLLAIPAVLASGLFSLPDAFHPVTEGMSATGLQLLVATLIAFVIGYAAVAWLLRFISNHSMYWFVGYRVVVGLTVMGLLAAGVVSAS
- a CDS encoding DUF732 domain-containing protein — encoded protein: MITNLSRFWAAGILVASLVGAVGFAAPARADGEVEFLQMLNDTTPGTAIFGGASARYLASGYRACDALRAGSSKEDAIAAATVFPGIQPRWEVASIVDIAPKTLCPDVKH
- a CDS encoding phytoene desaturase family protein, translating into MQKAAEKWDAIVIGSGLGGISAAAHLAAIGQKVLVLEQYDVIGGSSHVFRRKREWEWDVGVHHMGDCGPDGILPALFKSLGGEGRVEFIELDRKGVETYTLPGHTFTTPRGWDNYLARLIDAFPDEERKIRRFVTFVRRAGRGLDRDRGLSSLGRTAAGVLRSGIAAPLLGLPMSRVFRLFGFSPALRIVLSPPFGSVDAPPSRLPFAVYAVFQTMFIEGGTWYPKGGGQVLSAHLADVVRSAGGKVLTNASVSRIIIESGAVTGVRLEDGQQFSAAVVVSNADIKKTYRDLVGHEHVKSRTVRRVEKYRMALPFFNVYIGSSLNLAETTPPRDAFVFPTLVDFDELERRISAPGLTPQEWLDLIGDLAPAYIHCSNLKDPHGTRYAPPGHSSIEIMLPLPYNPRLWHIEPGSESSYRRVPEYQQMKEDLTDILIKRAATVFPGFEDSIVYREASTPLTQERYTRSSEGSAYGIEFNTRQFGPLRPGVRTEIEGLFLVGSSTSWGPGTEAALLSGRWAASAITGRDLQREVRGGARFVNPRDLTPIETGWDALEFSKAVATHNRPLSAAVVE
- a CDS encoding DUF3090 domain-containing protein, which gives rise to MPRSIHVFRSPDRFVAGTVGEPGNRTFYLQAVHESRIVSVMLEKQQVSVLAERIGTLLSEVHRRFGTEIPPEPDVVEDLNPLVMPVDAEFRVGTMGLGWDAEANSVVVELLAVSEQEFDASVVLDDSEDGPDAVRVFLSLEAARQFATRSTRVVSAGRPPCPLCEEPLDPAGHICVRTNGYRRGTVPGAADDAES